From the Kazachstania africana CBS 2517 chromosome 12, complete genome genome, the window TTGCGTCATTATGAGATTTATTGGAACCTGAAACCTCGATTAGGATATAAAATGGATGCTCATTTTCACCCAGGGGAAATGCTAATTCACCTTTTAAGTGTATATCAGTCAGTGTCATTGATTCCTTGTCCATGAATTCAAATGCAGATAAATTTTCACATAATTCACTCTTTGCCTTTCCATATAGTTTTAGAATCTTgtcaaaatcttctaaaGCCAGGAATGAGACATTTACTGCCTTAGGATTAGGTGCTGTCAGGATTGACGCTCCAGTTACGACACCTATGGTGCCTTCTGCACCGATAAAtaattgtttcaaatcatACCCTGTATTATCTTTTCTCAAAGAGTGCATGCTACTTAcaatttcaccatttgGTAAGACGACTTCTAAACCTAAAACTGAACCATGCAATGAACCATAACGTAATAATCTTAGTCCCCCGGCGTTAGTAGAGACACAACCACCAATCTGACAAGAACCTTTTGCACCCAGGTCCAGTGGGAACATGTAGTCATGTTTATTAAGGAAAGTGTTAGCATTCTCGAGGATGACACCAGCGTcacatttgaaaattccTGTCAATGGATCAAATTCTCTGATTTTATTGAGAttattcaaagataaaataatttcGTCAAAAACTGGGACAGAACCACCGACAAGATCAGTATTGCCCCCCTGAGGCACAACtgctaatttttcttgattgcaatattttaaaattaacGATATCTTTTCAACACTTTTAGGCTTTAGAACCAATTTTGATTGACCTTTATATTTTCTCATCCAGTCTTCATTATAAAGagataaattttcagaGTCAGAAGGTCTTAAAATTTCTGCCTTTGTCAATATGGATTCGAAGTATCTGAGATCATCTGAAttcaattgtttgaaaaCCTCGCTTCTCTTAAGAGCAGGATATTTGGAACTGGTCAATTTGACTGAATAGAACCTTGTAGCATGTGTTCTCGCTACGATTCCTTTCGAAGAGAAGGATATGCCAGTACGAATTGATTGATTAATAGTTTTCAGCATCCCAGGTAGAAGGTGAACTAAGTGAATTCGGGTTTAAAAGGGCCAATATGCGGTAGATTCACACAATACGGACGATAGAGTAGAGTAGACTAGAACGAGTAATACTCACAGACTGTTGTTTTACTGATTGTGGAGCTTGAAATTAGTATAAAGTCTGTCAGGGGAATTTGAAATCTCATAGTGCAACTGGCGCTGGCGGACAAATAGAAACTCCGAATGCAAGAATCTCATCAGTTGGAATAAGAAAGCAGTTGCTGAATTTGTAAGACCAGCTTCCACAATGAAATGGAGATTATATGAAGAGTGGTCTTGTAGAAATGCAGTCGATGTTATTGGAATTGTATAGACTTTGTGTTAAACACAGAGCGTCTTGTGCCGTGGGATTGGCAAGCGTAGCGTGGGGTATAAACCATCTATAAAATATTAGTCTAGGTTGATAGATAATTCTTGCATCTTGAATTGTTTGCCGGATTCTCTGAGGCTGTTGCAGTGGTCTATGGCTGTTGCAACGCAAGAATGTCCTATAAAGGATACGTAAGGGAGTCAGCACGGTCATTTGGAAAGCTGAAGTGTGTTTGAGTTTCAGCCAGTGCTTTTTCCACGACTCTTGGAGCTAGTAAGACCCTTCAGCAACATCCAGACAACTAACGATCTGCTATGTGTTCGCTTCATATTGAAGGTGATTAGCATCTTATATAACACGGAGCAATGAGAATCATTGGGAAagcttcaaaaatttgaataatcgTTACACGTAAGATGTCCCCAAACACTGAAATTAAACATTATAACTCTGACTGTCTGTTTTGTAAAATTATCAGTGGTGAAATCCCATCGTACAGACTAATCGAAACacaatattctttttcattcCTAGATACGCAACCCACCAGTCATGGTCACATTTTAATAGTGCCCAAATATCACTCTCCAAGATTACATAATGTACCAGATCAATATCTGACAGATTTGCTTCCTGTCGCCAAGAGATTTGCTAAAGCTCTCAAATTGGACGAAAAAGATACAGGTTACAACATCCTTCAAAACAACACACAGATTGCATCACAATCTGTAGACCACGTCCACGTGCACTTCATTCCAAAGCATGATGTCAAGACAGGTCTCATCATCACTTGGCCCTCTAAGGATGCTGAGCGCAACGACTTGATGGAGTTAAGGGACCAAATCATGCATAACTTGCAGAGTCCATAGTTACTCAACTAGATAAATTTACTGAGGGTATCCACATACTTATTACTATATATCTATCTATCTATATACCTCGTTGAATGGGTAAAATGGACCAAAGGTGTCAGCTTTTTCGTGAGTTTATATGTGTGTTTTTTTGACCGATAGGCGTGTCACTTTTGAGGGAGGCCCATATATTACatatttttaaatatatACGCTATATTCGAATATCAAGCTAGGCCTTCGgtggcaaaaaaaaaagtactTC encodes:
- the DLD2 gene encoding D-lactate dehydrogenase (similar to Saccharomyces cerevisiae DLD2 (YDL178W); ancestral locus Anc_7.286), giving the protein MLKTINQSIRTGISFSSKGIVARTHATRFYSVKLTSSKYPALKRSEVFKQLNSDDLRYFESILTKAEILRPSDSENLSLYNEDWMRKYKGQSKLVLKPKSVEKISLILKYCNQEKLAVVPQGGNTDLVGGSVPVFDEIILSLNNLNKIREFDPLTGIFKCDAGVILENANTFLNKHDYMFPLDLGAKGSCQIGGCVSTNAGGLRLLRYGSLHGSVLGLEVVLPNGEIVSSMHSLRKDNTGYDLKQLFIGAEGTIGVVTGASILTAPNPKAVNVSFLALEDFDKILKLYGKAKSELCENLSAFEFMDKESMTLTDIHLKGELAFPLGENEHPFYILIEVSGSNKSHNDAKLESFLEGAMEEDLIIDGTIAQDETELQNLWKWRETVPESCLSQGGVYKYDVSLPLKDLYSLVDATNARLISKGLMSENPNDKDPNKPAIGATGYGHIGDGNLHLNIAVNEYTKEIEEALEPFVYEFVQSKKGSISAEHGLGLQKKNYVKYSRSPIEIQMMKDLKHHYDPNGIMNPYKYI
- the KAFR0L01180 gene encoding HIT family protein (similar to Saccharomyces cerevisiae HNT1 (YDL125C); ancestral locus Anc_7.287) is translated as MSPNTEIKHYNSDCLFCKIISGEIPSYRLIETQYSFSFLDTQPTSHGHILIVPKYHSPRLHNVPDQYLTDLLPVAKRFAKALKLDEKDTGYNILQNNTQIASQSVDHVHVHFIPKHDVKTGLIITWPSKDAERNDLMELRDQIMHNLQSP